The Lysinibacillus timonensis nucleotide sequence TCGGTTATGTTTCTCAATTTTTATCGGTTATGCCACGAACAACGGCTCTTGAGCTAGTAGAACAATCACTGCTAGAGACAGGTGCTAATCAGGAAGAGGCTTATGAAGAAGCAATTAAAACACTAAAACACTTTGATTTAGATGAATCCCTTTGGAATAACTATCCGAACTATTTCTCTGGAGGGGAGAAATTACGACTTAATATTGCAAGGGCCGTTGTGAAAAAACCCCGCTTATTGTTATTGGATGAACCAACAGCGAGTCTAGATAATACATCAAAGATTAAGGTGCGAGAATCTATTGAAAAGCTTAAAGCACAAGGAACAACATTGATTGGGATTTTCCATGATTTAGAGTTTATGGATGGTTTATGTGATGAGGTATTTACAATGCATAGAGCGATGGTGAGTTCAAATGAAGCTTGATTTACATTTGCATAGTACATTTTCAGATGGATCTGATTCGCTCGAGAGTCTATTTGAAATGGCGAAAAATCGTGGTTTAACGCATATAAGTGTTGTGGATCATGATACAACATTGCATGTACGCTCAGCGAAAATACTAGCAAATAAGTATGGTATTACTTTTATTCCAGGTGTTGAAATTTCCGCCTATGATTTTAAAAGAAAACGTAAGGTGCATATTTTGGGCTACGATTATCACGACGAAACACCAAATATTGATGCGTTATGTAAGCCTCTTTTAGAAAGAAGGCATAAACACTCTCTTTGGCAACTCGAACAAATTCAAAGAGCAGGATTTGATATTACTCTGGAAGAGGTCATGAGCTATGCTACAGATGGGGGGATTTTATATAAGCAACATATAATGAATGCCCTTACTGATACATCATTTAATTCTGAAGTATATCAAACGCTATATCGCACTTTATTTAAAGGAACGGGTGTTGCTGCAGGAGATATTGAGTATGTCGATGCTTTTCAAGCTGTTAAAGCAATAAATGCTGACGGGGGATATGCTGTAGTTGCACATCCGGGTCAGCTTGACTCATTTGATATAACAGAAGAATTGGTGTCGGTTGGACTAAAAGGTATTGAGAAAGTACACCCTGATCACAATCTAGAACAAGCTGATAGAATTGTAAAAATTGCAAATAACCATAACTTGTTTATGACGGGTGGTTCGGACTACCATGGCCGTTATGGTGCGATTTCAAGCAAGGATGAATTCTTTTTACAAAATATCAAAAATATCCCGTTTATTAAATGAATGTTAAATATTGTTAAGCTTTTTCTAAACTACTTTTCTATGATTTTTTTTGTGATTTAATTATGCCTGTAGATGTTCTACAAAATCTTAAGACAATCAGAGGAGAATATTAAAATGAACAAAAAGTTTTTTGTACTTGTTTTCATGAGTATTCTAGCAGTACTTGCACTAGTAGGTTGTGGTGCTGAAAGTAGTAGCGGAAACGGCAATGCTAACTCGAACACTGATTCAACTAATAGCACAGATACTACAAAAGCAGCTGATCAATCACCAATTACTATAGTTTGGTATCCAAATGAATCTGGTAATGAATTAAAGGGCTCACGTGATGCCCTAGGTGCTCTAGTTAAAGAAGCGACTGGTCGTGAAGTAGAACACAAATTGACAACAGATTATGCAATCGCTATTGAAACAATCGCAAACGGAAATGCGCATGTTGCTTTCATGGGTGCACAAGGTTACATCGAAGCGAATAATAAAAGTGTAGATGTACAACCATTAGTTGTTCCTTCTGGATCTTCAGGTACTTTAGACGATGCAGTTTATCATAGCTGGTTAGCAGTACCAAAAGATAAAGCGGAAGAATATAAAACAAATGGTGAGTACGATATTAAT carries:
- the phnL gene encoding phosphonate C-P lyase system protein PhnL; the protein is MTLIQVEHLQKEFNIHHLNKTLPAINDISFTVEKGKFLGIVGKSGSGKSTILKSIYGTYLPQNGAIYYDSEYLGKINIVTASPREIIQLRKYEIGYVSQFLSVMPRTTALELVEQSLLETGANQEEAYEEAIKTLKHFDLDESLWNNYPNYFSGGEKLRLNIARAVVKKPRLLLLDEPTASLDNTSKIKVRESIEKLKAQGTTLIGIFHDLEFMDGLCDEVFTMHRAMVSSNEA
- a CDS encoding PHP domain-containing protein, producing MKLDLHLHSTFSDGSDSLESLFEMAKNRGLTHISVVDHDTTLHVRSAKILANKYGITFIPGVEISAYDFKRKRKVHILGYDYHDETPNIDALCKPLLERRHKHSLWQLEQIQRAGFDITLEEVMSYATDGGILYKQHIMNALTDTSFNSEVYQTLYRTLFKGTGVAAGDIEYVDAFQAVKAINADGGYAVVAHPGQLDSFDITEELVSVGLKGIEKVHPDHNLEQADRIVKIANNHNLFMTGGSDYHGRYGAISSKDEFFLQNIKNIPFIK